Proteins found in one Venturia canescens isolate UGA chromosome 6, ASM1945775v1, whole genome shotgun sequence genomic segment:
- the Vps25 gene encoding vacuolar protein-sorting-associated protein 25 isoform X2 produces MQFLVDTDLRRLQPHEETRTKQLAAWKSLVLDYLKATKEATIDIREIHSSPLFNNAAIKRKLSPEVVSMIMEDLSKSNNACPLDKSKQRWLVSWHTFQEWADIIYNWVQDRGMTSSVCTLFELVQGDDTVDQEFYGLDNEVLLKALRILEGDQKAELIMFDENQGVKFF; encoded by the exons atgcaatttttggTCGATACAGATTTACGGAG ACTTCAGCCTCATGAAGAGACCCGAACAAAACAATTGGCAGCATGGAAAAGTTTGGTGCTGGATTATTTGAAAGCCACCAAAGAGGCGACAATAGATATTCGAGAAATTCACTCCAGTCCATTATTCAACAATGCTGCTatcaaaa GAAAATTATCACCCGAAGTAGTTTCAATGATAATGGAAGATTTATCAAAAAGCAACAACGCTTGTCCATTAGACAAAAGCAAACAGAGATGGTTGGTTTCCTGGCATACTTTTCAGGAGTGGGCAGACATCATTTACAATTGGGTGCAAGACAGAGGCATGACCAGCTCGGTGTGTACGTTGTTTGAATTGGTACAGGGCGATGATACCGTTGACCAAG AGTTCTATGGTCTTGACAACGAGGTACTTTTAAAAGCGTTGCGAATTCTTGAAGGAGATCAGAAGGCTGAACTGATTATGTTCGACGAGAATCAAggcgtcaaatttttttaa
- the Vps25 gene encoding vacuolar protein-sorting-associated protein 25 isoform X1 translates to MAEIEWPWQYSFPPFFTLQPHEETRTKQLAAWKSLVLDYLKATKEATIDIREIHSSPLFNNAAIKRKLSPEVVSMIMEDLSKSNNACPLDKSKQRWLVSWHTFQEWADIIYNWVQDRGMTSSVCTLFELVQGDDTVDQEFYGLDNEVLLKALRILEGDQKAELIMFDENQGVKFF, encoded by the exons ATGGCTGAAATAGAGTGGCCTTGGCAATACAGTTTTCCACCTTTCTTCAC ACTTCAGCCTCATGAAGAGACCCGAACAAAACAATTGGCAGCATGGAAAAGTTTGGTGCTGGATTATTTGAAAGCCACCAAAGAGGCGACAATAGATATTCGAGAAATTCACTCCAGTCCATTATTCAACAATGCTGCTatcaaaa GAAAATTATCACCCGAAGTAGTTTCAATGATAATGGAAGATTTATCAAAAAGCAACAACGCTTGTCCATTAGACAAAAGCAAACAGAGATGGTTGGTTTCCTGGCATACTTTTCAGGAGTGGGCAGACATCATTTACAATTGGGTGCAAGACAGAGGCATGACCAGCTCGGTGTGTACGTTGTTTGAATTGGTACAGGGCGATGATACCGTTGACCAAG AGTTCTATGGTCTTGACAACGAGGTACTTTTAAAAGCGTTGCGAATTCTTGAAGGAGATCAGAAGGCTGAACTGATTATGTTCGACGAGAATCAAggcgtcaaatttttttaa